Proteins from a single region of Microbacterium sp. zg-Y818:
- the gltB gene encoding glutamate synthase large subunit codes for MPSSPRRDAGSSSAFPPRQGMYNPAFEKDACGLAMVATLRGHAGHDIVELALTALRNLEHRGAIGSDAGTGDGAGILTQMPDAFLRAVVDFDLPPVGEYAAGMAFLPRERDAREALKTGIEELAAREGLTVLGWRAVPTADDNLGKLAYDARPAFEQLFLSRPAIGGAPALSDIALDRRAYRLRKRAQHELGAYFVSLSCRTLGYKGMVTTLQLEPFYPDLQDERFASELAVVHSRYSTNTFPSWPLAQPLRMLAHNGEINTVSGNRNWMRARQSQLESELLGDMRPLLPICTEGASDSASFDEVLELLTLSGRSLPHAIMMMVPEAYEKQADIAPDLRAFYDYHSMLMEPWDGPAALIFTDGTLVGATLDRNGLRPGRWTETTDGLIVIGSETGVLDFEPSRIKRRGRLSPGRMFLVDTAERRIVEDAEIKARLAAAEPWELWLRQRLQLSELPEREHIVHPIASITRRQRTFGYTEEEVRILLTPMGQNGAEPIGAMGSDTPIAVLSERPRLLFDYFVQQFAQVTNPPLDSIREEVVTSLRAGLGPERNLLSNGPDHARQITLDFPVIDNDELAKIQNIGRTMPGRRSVTLRGLYHFDAGPGTMKARLDELCAEADLAIEEGAEFLILSDRDSNKDLVPIPSLLMVSAIHHHLIRKQNRMKVGLVVEAGDVREVHHVATLIGYGASAVNPYLAMESVEYLVRAGFITGITPEKAVTNVIYALGKGVLKIMSKMGISTVSSYAGAQAFEAVGLSQEFIDAYFTGTESKLGGIGIDHIAAENQARHDFAYPEDGAARAHERLWTGGEYQWRRDGAPHLFNPDTIFRLQHSTRSRRYDIFREYTKLVDEQAHELKTLRGLFTLRSGLRPPVPIDEVEPVSAIVKRFSTGAMSYGSISKEAHETLAIAMNRLGGKSNTGEGGEDVERLLDPERRSAVKQVASGRFGVTSMYLTHADDIQIKLAQGAKPGEGGQLPPAKVYPWVARTRGGTPGVGLISPPPHHDIYSIEDLKQLIFDLKRANPAARVHVKLVSQSGIGAVAAGTAKALADVILISGHDGGTGASPMNSLKHAGTPWELGLAETQQTLMLNNMRDRVVVQADGQLKTGRDVIIAALLGAEEFGFATTALVVEGCVMMRVCHLDTCPVGVATQNPVLRARFTGKAEHVVTFMEFIAQEVREYLAELGFRSLDEVVGRSELLDVNGAVAHWKAGGLDLEPILRGPAFAPEVARRNTRAQDHELEEHFDVQLIERAQDVIAHGGQITIDLPIRNTERAVGTMLGNRVTLAHGVNGLPSGSIVVNLTGSAGQSFGAFLPAGITLRLEGDSNDYVGKGLSGGQIVVRPPKDAAFDASRNVIAGNVIGYGATQGTMFLRGVVGERFFVRNSGATAVVEGVGDHALEYMTGGLAVILGSTGRNLGAGMSGGNAYIYKLDRALVNREALASGELALLEMGSGDVEILRDLLLQHLAETESALAASLLENFDTEAANFVRVVPRDYAAVLQTRQQAAAEGLDPDGDVVWNRIMEVTGG; via the coding sequence ATGCCTTCGAGCCCCCGTCGCGACGCCGGATCATCCTCGGCGTTCCCGCCCCGTCAGGGCATGTACAACCCGGCGTTCGAGAAGGACGCCTGCGGTCTGGCCATGGTCGCCACGCTGCGCGGTCACGCCGGGCACGACATCGTCGAGCTGGCACTGACGGCGCTGCGCAACCTCGAGCACCGCGGCGCGATCGGGTCCGATGCCGGCACCGGCGACGGCGCCGGCATCCTCACCCAGATGCCCGACGCCTTCCTGCGCGCGGTCGTCGACTTCGACCTGCCGCCGGTGGGGGAGTACGCCGCCGGAATGGCGTTCCTGCCGCGGGAGCGCGATGCCCGCGAGGCGCTCAAGACCGGCATCGAGGAGCTCGCCGCGCGCGAAGGGCTGACCGTGCTCGGCTGGCGCGCGGTCCCGACCGCCGACGACAACCTCGGCAAGCTGGCGTATGACGCCCGTCCCGCGTTCGAGCAGCTGTTCCTCTCGCGGCCCGCCATCGGCGGTGCGCCGGCGTTGTCGGACATCGCCCTCGACCGGCGCGCCTATCGGCTGCGCAAGCGCGCCCAGCACGAGCTGGGCGCGTATTTCGTCTCCCTGTCGTGCCGCACGCTCGGCTACAAGGGCATGGTCACGACACTGCAGCTCGAGCCGTTCTACCCCGACCTGCAAGACGAGCGCTTCGCGTCGGAGCTGGCGGTGGTGCACTCGCGCTACTCGACCAACACCTTCCCGTCCTGGCCGCTCGCGCAGCCGCTGCGCATGCTCGCCCACAACGGCGAGATCAACACCGTCAGCGGCAACCGCAACTGGATGCGCGCCCGGCAGTCCCAGCTGGAGTCCGAGCTGCTCGGCGACATGCGCCCGCTGCTGCCGATCTGCACCGAGGGTGCCAGCGACTCGGCCTCGTTCGACGAGGTGCTCGAGCTCCTCACCCTCTCGGGTCGCAGCCTGCCGCACGCCATCATGATGATGGTGCCCGAGGCCTACGAGAAGCAGGCCGACATCGCGCCCGACCTGCGGGCGTTCTACGACTATCACTCCATGCTCATGGAGCCCTGGGACGGACCGGCCGCGCTGATCTTCACCGACGGCACGCTGGTCGGCGCGACGCTCGACCGCAACGGCCTGCGCCCCGGACGCTGGACCGAGACGACCGACGGCCTCATCGTCATCGGGAGCGAGACCGGCGTGCTCGACTTCGAGCCCTCGCGCATCAAGCGACGCGGGCGGCTGAGCCCTGGACGGATGTTCCTCGTCGACACTGCGGAGCGACGCATCGTCGAGGATGCCGAGATCAAGGCCCGGCTGGCTGCGGCGGAGCCGTGGGAGCTGTGGCTGCGCCAGCGGCTGCAGCTGTCGGAGCTTCCCGAGCGCGAGCACATCGTGCACCCGATCGCCTCGATCACCCGCCGTCAGCGCACGTTCGGCTACACCGAGGAGGAGGTGCGCATCCTGCTGACCCCGATGGGGCAGAACGGCGCCGAGCCCATCGGCGCCATGGGATCCGACACCCCGATCGCCGTGCTCAGCGAGCGCCCTCGCCTGCTTTTCGACTACTTCGTCCAGCAGTTCGCGCAGGTCACGAACCCGCCGCTGGACTCCATCCGCGAAGAGGTCGTCACGAGCCTGCGGGCGGGCCTCGGCCCCGAGCGAAACCTGCTGTCGAACGGCCCCGATCACGCCCGGCAGATCACCCTGGACTTCCCGGTCATCGACAACGACGAGCTGGCGAAGATCCAGAACATCGGGCGCACCATGCCCGGGAGACGCTCCGTCACCCTCCGGGGGCTGTACCACTTCGACGCCGGCCCCGGCACGATGAAGGCGCGGCTCGACGAGCTGTGCGCCGAAGCGGACCTTGCCATCGAAGAGGGTGCGGAGTTCCTCATCCTCTCGGACCGCGACTCGAACAAGGATCTCGTCCCGATCCCGTCGCTGCTCATGGTCTCGGCGATCCACCACCACCTGATCCGCAAGCAGAACCGCATGAAGGTGGGCCTCGTCGTCGAGGCCGGCGACGTGCGGGAGGTGCATCACGTGGCGACGCTCATCGGCTACGGTGCGTCGGCGGTGAACCCGTACCTCGCGATGGAGAGCGTCGAGTATCTGGTGCGCGCGGGCTTCATCACCGGCATCACGCCCGAGAAGGCCGTCACCAACGTCATCTACGCGCTCGGCAAGGGCGTCTTGAAGATCATGTCCAAGATGGGCATCTCCACCGTGTCGTCCTACGCGGGAGCGCAGGCGTTCGAAGCGGTCGGGCTCTCGCAGGAGTTCATCGACGCGTACTTCACCGGCACCGAGAGCAAGCTCGGCGGCATCGGCATCGATCACATCGCCGCCGAGAACCAGGCGCGGCATGACTTCGCGTATCCCGAGGACGGCGCCGCCCGCGCGCACGAGCGGCTGTGGACCGGCGGCGAGTACCAGTGGCGTCGCGACGGCGCACCGCACCTGTTCAACCCCGACACCATCTTCCGGCTGCAGCACTCCACCCGCTCGCGCCGCTACGACATCTTCCGCGAGTACACCAAGCTCGTCGACGAGCAGGCCCACGAGCTCAAGACCCTGCGCGGACTGTTCACCCTCCGCAGCGGCCTGCGCCCACCGGTGCCGATCGACGAGGTCGAGCCGGTCTCGGCGATCGTCAAGCGCTTCTCCACCGGCGCGATGAGCTACGGCTCGATCTCGAAAGAGGCGCACGAGACGCTGGCGATCGCGATGAACCGTCTGGGAGGGAAGTCCAACACCGGCGAGGGCGGCGAAGACGTCGAGCGGCTGCTCGACCCCGAGCGGCGCAGCGCTGTCAAGCAGGTGGCATCCGGCCGGTTCGGCGTGACGAGCATGTACCTCACGCATGCCGACGACATCCAGATCAAGCTCGCCCAGGGCGCGAAGCCCGGCGAGGGCGGGCAGCTGCCCCCGGCGAAGGTGTACCCCTGGGTCGCCCGCACCCGCGGCGGCACCCCCGGCGTCGGCCTCATCTCGCCGCCGCCGCATCACGACATCTACTCCATCGAAGACCTCAAGCAGCTGATCTTCGACCTCAAGCGCGCCAATCCGGCGGCCCGGGTGCACGTCAAGCTCGTGAGCCAGTCGGGCATCGGCGCGGTCGCCGCAGGCACGGCGAAGGCCCTCGCCGACGTGATCCTCATCTCCGGACACGACGGCGGCACCGGCGCAAGCCCCATGAACTCGCTGAAGCACGCCGGCACGCCGTGGGAGCTGGGCCTGGCCGAGACGCAGCAGACCCTCATGCTCAACAACATGCGCGACCGCGTGGTGGTGCAGGCCGACGGTCAGCTCAAGACCGGGCGCGACGTCATCATCGCAGCGCTCCTGGGCGCCGAGGAGTTCGGCTTCGCCACCACCGCCCTCGTGGTGGAGGGCTGCGTCATGATGCGCGTCTGCCACCTCGACACCTGCCCCGTGGGCGTGGCCACCCAGAACCCGGTGCTGCGTGCGCGCTTCACCGGAAAGGCCGAGCACGTGGTGACCTTCATGGAGTTCATCGCGCAGGAGGTGCGCGAATACCTCGCCGAACTCGGCTTCCGCTCGCTGGACGAGGTGGTCGGGCGCAGCGAGCTGCTCGACGTCAACGGGGCGGTCGCGCACTGGAAGGCCGGGGGCCTCGACCTCGAGCCGATCCTGCGCGGACCGGCGTTCGCCCCGGAGGTCGCGCGCCGCAACACCCGCGCTCAGGACCATGAGCTCGAGGAGCACTTCGACGTGCAGCTCATCGAGCGCGCTCAGGACGTCATCGCGCACGGCGGGCAGATCACGATCGACCTGCCCATCCGCAACACCGAGCGGGCCGTGGGCACCATGCTCGGCAACCGGGTGACGCTCGCGCACGGCGTGAACGGCCTGCCGTCGGGGTCGATCGTGGTGAACCTCACCGGTTCGGCAGGGCAGTCGTTCGGCGCGTTCCTGCCCGCCGGCATCACCCTGCGACTCGAGGGCGATTCCAACGACTACGTGGGCAAGGGCCTCTCGGGCGGCCAGATCGTCGTGCGCCCCCCGAAGGATGCCGCCTTCGACGCGTCCCGCAACGTCATCGCCGGCAACGTCATCGGCTACGGCGCGACGCAGGGCACCATGTTCCTGCGGGGGGTCGTGGGGGAGCGGTTCTTCGTGCGCAACTCCGGCGCCACCGCCGTCGTCGAGGGCGTGGGCGACCACGCGCTGGAGTACATGACCGGCGGGCTCGCCGTCATCCTCGGCTCCACCGGCCGCAACCTCGGCGCCGGCATGTCCGGCGGCAACGCCTACATCTACAAGCTGGACCGAGCCCTGGTGAACCGCGAAGCACTGGCATCCGGCGAACTGGCGTTGCTGGAGATGGGCTCCGGCGACGTGGAGATCCTGCGCGACCTGCTGCTGCAGCACCTCGCCGAGACCGAATCCGCTCTGGCTGCGTCGCTGCTGGAGAACTTCGACACCGAGGCGGCGAACTTCGTCCGCGTCGTGCCCCGCGACTACGCCGCGGTGCTGCAGACCCGCCAGCAGGCGGCGGCAGAGGGACTCGACCCCGACGGCGATGTCGTCTGGAACCGCATCATGGAGGTGACGGGTGGCTGA
- the lgt gene encoding prolipoprotein diacylglyceryl transferase: MITAVAHVVASIPSPSVSYWELGPLRIHFYALCIIAGIIAAVLLTNHRLTKRGGEPWVVIDVSLPAVILGIVGARIFHVLTHPGFYFAEGREWWNPFEQDAIWNVWDGGIAIFGALLGGAVGAWIGCKWTGIRFWSFADALAPGLLLAQALGRFGNWFNQELYGVPTDLPWGLEIDYPNAAWPAGLPEGTLFHPTFLYEVLWNLLGVVVLLWAGRKLRLQWGRLFGLYLVWYSAGRIVWESIRIDPSEVLFGLRTNVWASILGIVVGLAIIIVQKRRHTGMEPSVYVPGRQWTPDGAVQSQDNEDFVDVSAPPTSDVPEETATSAVPRT; the protein is encoded by the coding sequence ATGATCACTGCCGTCGCGCACGTCGTCGCCAGCATCCCGAGCCCCTCCGTCAGTTACTGGGAGCTGGGCCCGCTGCGCATCCACTTCTATGCGCTGTGCATCATCGCCGGCATCATCGCCGCGGTCCTGCTCACCAACCACCGACTCACCAAGCGCGGCGGCGAGCCCTGGGTCGTCATCGACGTCTCGCTGCCCGCAGTGATCCTCGGCATCGTCGGAGCCCGCATCTTCCACGTGCTCACCCACCCCGGTTTCTACTTCGCCGAAGGCCGTGAGTGGTGGAATCCGTTCGAGCAGGACGCCATCTGGAACGTCTGGGACGGCGGCATCGCCATCTTCGGCGCCCTCCTCGGCGGCGCCGTGGGCGCGTGGATCGGATGCAAGTGGACCGGCATCCGGTTCTGGAGCTTCGCCGACGCCCTGGCCCCCGGCCTGCTGCTGGCCCAGGCCCTCGGCCGGTTCGGAAACTGGTTCAACCAGGAGCTCTACGGCGTCCCCACCGACCTGCCGTGGGGACTGGAGATCGACTACCCCAACGCCGCATGGCCCGCCGGCCTGCCCGAGGGAACCCTCTTCCACCCCACGTTCCTGTACGAGGTGCTGTGGAACCTGCTGGGCGTCGTCGTGCTGCTGTGGGCCGGCCGCAAGCTGCGCCTGCAGTGGGGACGCCTGTTCGGCCTCTACCTCGTCTGGTACAGCGCCGGGCGCATCGTGTGGGAGTCGATCCGCATCGACCCGAGCGAGGTGCTGTTCGGGTTGCGCACCAACGTCTGGGCCTCGATCCTCGGCATCGTCGTGGGGCTGGCCATCATCATCGTCCAGAAGCGCCGCCACACCGGCATGGAGCCCTCGGTATACGTGCCGGGCAGGCAGTGGACGCCCGATGGGGCTGTACAATCGCAGGACAACGAAGACTTCGTCGACGTGAGCGCACCCCCCACGTCCGATGTCCCCGAGGAGACAGCCACAAGCGCAGTTCCCCGCACATAG
- the trpA gene encoding tryptophan synthase subunit alpha, which produces MTSRVAAAIDAAAAQGRGAFVGYLPLGFPDLHTSIEAAVTLAENGADILELGPPYSDPVMDGTVIQEATQTALAAGFRLRDIFTAVREITARVDVPVLVMTYWNPVMQYGVDRFADDLLAAGGAGLITPDITPDSAAEWIAASERTGLDRVFLAAPTSTDERLDLIVGASTGFVYTVSTMGITGERADLDAAARTLVGRLRDRGCERACVGIGISTPEQVAGVLEYADGAIVGTALVRALRDGGLDALAATARALTAGSAPVAN; this is translated from the coding sequence GTGACCTCCCGCGTCGCCGCCGCCATCGACGCCGCCGCCGCCCAGGGGCGCGGCGCGTTCGTCGGCTACCTTCCACTGGGGTTCCCCGACCTGCACACGAGCATCGAGGCCGCCGTGACCCTGGCCGAGAACGGTGCGGACATCCTCGAGCTCGGGCCGCCGTACTCCGACCCGGTGATGGACGGCACGGTCATCCAGGAGGCGACCCAGACGGCCCTCGCGGCGGGTTTCCGGCTGCGCGACATCTTCACCGCGGTCCGCGAGATCACGGCCCGCGTCGATGTGCCCGTGCTCGTCATGACGTACTGGAACCCCGTCATGCAGTACGGCGTCGATCGCTTCGCCGACGACCTGCTGGCTGCAGGGGGAGCGGGCCTCATCACGCCCGACATCACGCCCGATTCCGCCGCGGAGTGGATCGCCGCGTCCGAGCGCACCGGACTCGACCGCGTCTTCCTTGCCGCCCCGACCTCGACAGACGAGCGCCTTGACCTGATCGTCGGGGCCTCCACCGGGTTCGTGTACACGGTCTCGACCATGGGCATCACCGGAGAGCGGGCCGATCTGGACGCCGCGGCGCGCACCCTGGTGGGGCGCCTGCGCGACCGCGGATGCGAGCGCGCATGCGTCGGCATCGGTATCTCCACCCCCGAGCAGGTGGCGGGAGTGCTCGAATACGCTGACGGCGCGATCGTGGGCACCGCCCTGGTGCGGGCGCTCCGCGACGGAGGCCTCGACGCCCTCGCCGCCACCGCACGCGCACTCACCGCCGGCTCGGCGCCGGTCGCGAACTAG
- the trpB gene encoding tryptophan synthase subunit beta, whose product MSLRDAAGPYFGDFGGRYMPESLIAAIDELTAVYEAAKADPAFEAEFQSLLRSYAGRPSPLTEVPRFAEHAGGARVFLKREDLNHTGSHKINNVIGQALLTKRLGKTRVIAETGAGQHGVATATAAALFGFDCTIYMGEVDTERQALNVARMRLLGAEVIPVTTGSRTLKDAINEAYRDWVASVETTNYIFGTAAGPHPFPSMVRDFQKIISEEARAQLLDEVGRLPDAVIACVGGGSNAIGMFDAFLDDESVRLYGVEAAGDGVDTPRHAASIERGRPGVLHGAKTFVLQDEDGQTVESHSISAGLDYPGVGPAHAWLSSIGRAEYIPATDAEAMEALRLLSRTEGIIPAIESAHALAGAMRLGRELGPDAVIAVSLSGRGDKDMDTAARWFGLYGDENPAPVVTPPEDEAAAGEGIEL is encoded by the coding sequence ATGAGTCTGCGCGACGCTGCAGGGCCCTATTTCGGCGACTTCGGCGGGCGCTACATGCCCGAGTCGCTCATCGCCGCGATCGACGAGCTGACCGCGGTATACGAGGCAGCCAAGGCCGACCCCGCGTTCGAGGCGGAGTTCCAGAGCCTGCTGCGCTCGTACGCCGGGCGCCCGTCGCCTCTCACCGAGGTGCCGCGGTTCGCCGAGCACGCCGGCGGCGCCCGGGTCTTCCTCAAGCGCGAGGACCTCAACCACACCGGGTCCCACAAGATCAACAACGTCATCGGTCAGGCGCTGCTCACCAAGCGCCTGGGCAAGACGCGCGTCATCGCCGAGACCGGCGCCGGCCAGCACGGCGTCGCCACGGCCACCGCGGCGGCGCTGTTCGGGTTCGACTGCACGATCTACATGGGCGAGGTCGACACCGAGCGTCAGGCGCTGAACGTCGCGCGCATGCGGCTGCTGGGCGCCGAGGTGATCCCGGTCACGACGGGATCGCGCACGCTGAAGGATGCCATCAACGAGGCGTACCGCGACTGGGTCGCGAGCGTCGAGACGACGAACTACATCTTCGGCACCGCTGCCGGCCCGCACCCCTTCCCCTCGATGGTGCGCGACTTCCAGAAGATCATCAGCGAAGAGGCCCGCGCGCAGCTGCTCGACGAGGTCGGCCGCCTGCCCGACGCGGTCATCGCCTGCGTCGGCGGGGGCTCGAACGCGATCGGGATGTTCGATGCGTTCCTCGACGACGAGAGCGTGCGCCTCTACGGCGTCGAAGCGGCCGGCGACGGCGTCGACACGCCGCGCCACGCGGCATCCATCGAACGCGGTCGCCCCGGCGTGCTGCACGGCGCGAAGACCTTCGTGCTGCAGGACGAGGACGGCCAGACCGTCGAGTCGCACTCGATCTCGGCGGGCCTGGACTATCCCGGTGTCGGCCCCGCGCATGCGTGGCTGTCGTCGATCGGCCGCGCCGAGTACATCCCCGCCACCGATGCCGAGGCGATGGAGGCCCTGCGGCTTCTCAGCCGCACCGAGGGGATCATCCCCGCGATCGAGTCCGCCCACGCCCTGGCGGGCGCCATGCGCCTCGGGCGCGAACTCGGTCCGGATGCCGTGATCGCCGTCAGCCTTTCGGGCCGCGGCGACAAGGACATGGACACCGCGGCGCGGTGGTTCGGCCTCTACGGCGACGAGAACCCCGCCCCCGTCGTCACGCCACCAGAAGACGAAGCCGCCGCCGGCGAGGGGATCGAACTGTGA
- the trpC gene encoding indole-3-glycerol phosphate synthase TrpC — protein sequence MLAGLTAGAVEDAEERALRRPLAEVEKLALSQPAPRAALDALAPADRVRIIAEVKRASPSRGDLAAIPDPAHQASLYETGGASAISVLTEGRRFKGSLADLEAVKAAVSVPVLRKDFIATPYQVLEARASGADLVLLIVAALEQPLLAQLHALVLELGMTPLVETHSLDEVHRAADVGARLIGVNARDLSTFDLDRDLFGRLAEHIPADAVKIAESAVLTPADVAHYRGAGADVVLIGEALVTGDPVSTLTAFLEAGS from the coding sequence ATGCTCGCGGGCCTGACGGCCGGCGCGGTCGAGGACGCCGAGGAGCGCGCGCTGCGGCGACCGCTCGCCGAGGTGGAGAAGCTCGCGCTGTCGCAGCCTGCGCCGCGTGCCGCCCTCGACGCGCTGGCACCCGCGGACCGCGTGAGGATCATCGCCGAGGTCAAGCGCGCGAGCCCCTCTCGCGGCGACCTGGCGGCGATCCCCGATCCCGCCCACCAGGCCTCGCTCTATGAGACCGGGGGAGCGAGCGCGATCTCGGTACTGACCGAAGGGCGCCGCTTCAAGGGCAGCCTCGCCGACCTCGAAGCGGTCAAGGCCGCCGTGTCGGTGCCGGTGCTGCGCAAGGACTTCATCGCGACGCCCTATCAGGTGCTCGAAGCACGCGCCTCGGGGGCCGACCTCGTGCTGCTCATCGTCGCAGCCCTCGAGCAGCCCCTGCTGGCGCAGCTGCACGCTCTCGTGCTCGAGCTCGGCATGACGCCGCTGGTCGAGACGCACTCGCTCGACGAGGTGCACCGCGCCGCAGACGTCGGCGCCCGGCTGATCGGCGTGAACGCCCGCGACCTGTCGACCTTCGACCTCGACCGCGACCTCTTCGGCCGGCTCGCCGAGCACATTCCGGCGGATGCCGTGAAGATCGCCGAGTCCGCCGTTCTCACCCCTGCCGACGTCGCGCACTATCGCGGCGCCGGCGCCGACGTGGTCCTCATCGGGGAGGCGCTGGTCACCGGCGACCCCGTGTCGACCCTCACCGCTTTCCTGGAGGCCGGCTCATGA
- a CDS encoding DUF6704 family protein: MSNHIGDPGHGHSPAAWTAVVIMLLAFVLGTLFFWLDMPALVWASAGLLVVGAIVGWAMSKAGYGAYGDKYASKQH; encoded by the coding sequence ATGAGCAACCACATCGGCGACCCCGGCCACGGACACTCCCCGGCAGCGTGGACCGCCGTCGTCATCATGCTGCTCGCGTTCGTGCTGGGCACCCTGTTCTTCTGGCTCGACATGCCGGCGCTCGTCTGGGCCTCCGCCGGTCTGCTCGTCGTCGGCGCCATCGTCGGCTGGGCCATGTCCAAGGCCGGCTACGGAGCCTACGGCGACAAGTACGCCTCGAAGCAGCATTGA
- a CDS encoding Trp biosynthesis-associated membrane protein, whose protein sequence is MTRRARLLAVLAFIIAGGTAVISSTQTWLDVTLSDGAAHVLAVPGAAALPVLAPLGLAALALGLALTIVGRVLRYVFGAIAIAIGGLLLTLTWPVAVDPPVTAAASTVTETTGLSGTEAVAALVAAITVTPWPWVTVVAAVLLVLGGLWTLISAHRWKGAGRRYRTDATAAAGPASSRPHDAIDSWDDLSRGSDPTA, encoded by the coding sequence ATGACCCGCCGCGCACGCCTGCTGGCGGTGCTGGCGTTCATCATCGCCGGCGGCACGGCCGTCATCTCCTCGACCCAGACCTGGCTCGACGTCACCCTGAGCGACGGCGCGGCGCACGTCCTGGCCGTCCCGGGTGCCGCAGCCCTGCCGGTGCTGGCCCCCCTGGGACTGGCAGCGCTCGCGCTCGGGCTGGCGCTCACGATCGTCGGTCGCGTGCTGCGGTACGTCTTCGGCGCAATCGCCATCGCCATCGGCGGCCTGCTGCTGACCCTCACCTGGCCGGTGGCCGTCGACCCGCCCGTGACGGCCGCCGCCTCCACCGTGACCGAGACGACGGGGCTGAGCGGCACCGAGGCGGTCGCCGCCCTCGTGGCCGCCATCACCGTGACACCGTGGCCGTGGGTGACGGTGGTCGCGGCCGTGCTGCTCGTGCTCGGGGGCCTCTGGACCCTCATCTCGGCCCACCGCTGGAAGGGCGCCGGCCGCCGCTATCGCACCGACGCCACGGCCGCCGCCGGCCCCGCCTCGTCGCGACCGCACGACGCCATCGACTCATGGGACGACCTGTCGCGCGGCTCGGACCCGACAGCCTGA
- the hisI gene encoding phosphoribosyl-AMP cyclohydrolase, whose product MTDTVDERIARVRFDDDGLVAAVIQQWDTREVLMLAWMDAEALRRTLTTGRVTFWSRSRGEYWRKGDTSGHIQLVRGARLDCDGDAVLISVEQVGAACHTGTRTCFDADDLHPVTATP is encoded by the coding sequence ATGACCGACACCGTGGACGAGCGCATCGCGCGGGTGAGGTTCGATGACGACGGGCTGGTGGCCGCCGTCATCCAGCAGTGGGACACCCGCGAGGTGCTCATGCTGGCGTGGATGGATGCCGAAGCCCTCCGCCGCACCCTCACCACCGGCCGGGTGACGTTCTGGTCGCGCTCGCGGGGCGAGTACTGGCGCAAGGGCGACACGTCCGGGCACATCCAGCTCGTGCGCGGCGCGCGCCTGGACTGCGACGGCGACGCCGTGCTCATCTCCGTCGAGCAGGTGGGCGCCGCCTGCCACACCGGCACCCGTACGTGCTTCGACGCCGACGACCTGCACCCCGTGACGGCGACGCCATGA